One genomic segment of Ricinus communis isolate WT05 ecotype wild-type chromosome 3, ASM1957865v1, whole genome shotgun sequence includes these proteins:
- the LOC8270665 gene encoding probable phosphoribosylformylglycinamidine synthase, chloroplastic/mitochondrial isoform X2 has translation MAGVREINSAATQFLQGSSRQTLFLQRDLCINRRNQLLWGTLRNWKSPLSVGKRKGVSLRCCAQSKPRAVVSGATEQCFNVGLQSEISSEKLGVLRWLLQETFEPENLGTESFLEKKKKEGLNTVIVEVGPRLSFTTAWSANAVSICRACGLTEVTRMERSRRYLLFSRGVLQEDQINEFAGMVHDRMTECAYTQKLTSFETSVVPEEVRFVPLMEKGRKALEEINQEMGLAFDEQDLQYYTRLFKEDIKRNPTTVELFDIAQSNSEHSRHWFFTGKMVIDGQPMNKTLMQIVKSTLQANPNNSVIGFKDNSSAIKGFTVKQLRPVHPGLTCPLDATIRDFDILFTAETHNFPCAVAPYPGAETGAGGRIRDTHATGRGSFVVAATAGYCVGNLNIEGSYAPWEDHSFTYPSNLASPLQILIDASNGASDYGNKFGEPLVQGYTRTFGMRLPSGERREWLKPIMFSGGIGQIDHTHITKGEPDIGMLVVKIGGPAYRIGMGGGAASSMVSGQNDAELDFNAVQRGDAEMAQKLYRVVRTCIEMGENNPIISIHDQGAGGNCNVVKEIIHPKGAVIDIRAIVVGDHTMSILEIWGAEYQEQDAILVKPESRDLLQSICERERVSMAVLGAINGEGRVVLVDSAAIEKCRSSGLPTPPPAVDLELEKVLGDMPRKTFEFQRVVNAKEPLDIAPGITVMEALKRVLRLPSVCSKRFLTTKVDRCVTGLVAQQQTVGPLQITLADVAVIAQTYTDLTGGACAIGEQPIKGLINPKAMARLAVGEALTNLVWAKVTSLSDVKASGNWMYAAKLDGEGADMYDAATALSEAMIELGVAIDGGKDSLSMAAHAAGEVVKAPGNLVISVYVTCPDITKTVTPDLKLGDDGVLLHIDLAKGKRRLGASALAQAFGQVGDDCPDLEDISYLKRVFEGVQDLIEDELISSGHDISDGGLLVCAMEMAFAGNCGIVLDLASNGESLFRTLFAEELGLVLEVSRKNIDTVIEKLKRVGVSADIIGQVTASPLIHLTVDGETYLNEETYFLRDMWEETSFQLEKLQRLASCVDSEKEGLKFRHEPFWKLSFVPSFTDDKYMTATSKPKVAVIREEGSNGDREMAAALYAAGFEPWDITMSDLLNGAISLNEFRGVVFVGGFSYADVLDSGKGWSASIRFNQPLLNQFQEFYKRPDTFSLGVCNGCQLMSLLGWVPGPQVGGALGAGGDPSQPRFVHNESGRFECRFTSVAIKDSPSIMLKGMEGSTLGVWAAHGEGRAYFPDDGVLDRVVHSDLAPVRYCDDDGNPTETYPFNVNGSPLGVAAICSPDGRHLAMMPHPERCFLMWQFPWYPKHWDVDSKGPSPWLKMFQNAREWCS, from the exons ATGGCTGGTGTCAGAGAGATCAACTCAGCAGCAACCCAATTCTTGCAA GGCTCCTCTAGGCAAACTCTGTTTTTACAGAGAGATCTGTGTATTAATAGGAGAAACCAGTTGCTGTGGGGAACGCTTCGTAATTGGAAGTCTCCTCTGAGTGTCGGTAAAAGGAAAGGTGTTTCATTGAGGTGCTGTGCTCAATCAAAGCCTAGAGCTGTAGTTTCTGGAGCG ACTGAGCAATGTTTTAATGTTGGGCTTCAATCTGAGATTTCTAGTGAGAAACTTGGAGTTCTTAGGTGGCTCCTACAGGAAACATTTGAGCCAGAGAATTTGGGCACAGAGAGCTTTcttgagaagaaaaagaaagaaggtttGAATACTGTCATAGTTGAGGTTGGGCCTAGGTTGTCTTTTACAACTGCCTGGTCTGCAAACGCGGTTTCAATTTGTCGTGCTTGTGGGTTAACTGAAGTGACTAGAATGGAACGGTCTCGAAGGTACTTGCTTTTTAGTCGGGGAGTCTTGCAAGAAGATCAAATTAATGAGTTTGCTGGCATGGTTCATGATCGGATGACTGAGTGTGCTTATACTCAGAAGCTGACATCTTTTGAAACTAGTGTGGTTCCTGAGGAAGTTCGCTTTGTGCCTCTTATGGAGAAGGGGAGGAAGGCTTTGGAAGAGATTAATCAAGAGATGGGATTGGCTTTTGATGAGCAAGATTTACAGTACTACACTAGGCTATTTAAAGAAGATATCAAGCGAAATCCAACAACTGTGGAATTGTTTGACATTGCTCAATCTAACAGTGAACACAGCCGACACTGGTTTTTCACTGGAAAAATGGTCATTGATGGGCAACCCATGAATAAAACTCTTATGCAAATTGTGAAGAGCACTTTGCAGGCTAACCCTAATAATTCAGTAATTGGTTTCAAAGATAATTCTAGTGCAATCAAGGGCTTCACGGTGAAGCAATTGAGGCCTGTACATCCTGGTTTGACATGTCCACTGGATGCCACTATTCGTGACTTTGATATTCTATTTACAGCTGAGACCCATAATTTCCCTTGTGCTGTGGCACCATATCCTGGGGCAGAGACAGGAGCTGGTGGCAGAATTAGGGATACCCATGCAACAGGTAGGGGTTCATTTGTTGTTGCAGCTACAGCTGGTTATTGTGTTGGTAATCTGAATATAGAGGGGTCTTATGCTCCTTGGGAAGATCATTCTTTCACATATCCATCAAACTTGGCATCACCTTTGCAGATTCTTATTGATGCTAGCAATGGTGCGTCAGACTATGGAAACAAATTTGGGGAACCTCTGGTTCAGGGTTATACTAGAACTTTTGGAATGAGGCTTCCAAGTGGGGAGAGGCGGGAATGGTTGAAGCCAATTATGTTCAGTGGGGGTATTGGGCAGATTGATCACACCCACATAACTAAAGGAGAGCCTGACATCGGTATGTTGGTTGTGAAGATTGGAGGTCCTGCATATCGTATAGGGATGGGAGGTGGGGCAGCCTCAAGTATGGTGAGTGGGCAGAATGATGCAGAGCTTGATTTTAATGCTGTACAACGTGGAGATGCTGAGATGGCACAGAAACTTTATCGTGTTGTCCGCACCTGCATTGAGATGGGGGAGAATAATCCTATTATTAGCATCCATGATCAGGGGGCTGGTGGCAATTGTAATGTTGTGAAGGAAATTATACATCCAAAGGGAGCTGTCATTGATATCCGGGCAATTGTAGTTGGTGATCATACTATGTCTATTCTAGAGATATGGGGTGCTGAATATCAGGAGCAAGATGCAATCTTGGTGAAGCCTGAGAGCCGTGATCTCCTGCAATCAATTTGTGAAAGAGAAAGGGTGTCAATGGCTGTTCTTGGGGCAATTAATGGTGAGGGGCGTGTTGTCTTGGTAGACAGTGCAGCTATTGAAAAATGCCGTTCAAGCGGACTCCCTACTCCTCCACCTGCTGTGGATCTTGAGCTGGAGAAAGTACTTGGTGACATGCCTCGGAAGACGTTTGAATTCCAGCGGGTGGTTAATGCAAAAGAGCCGCTTGATATTGCGCCAGGGATCACTGTAATGGAGGCTTTAAAGAGGGTATTGAGACTTCCTTCTGTATGTTCAAAACGCTTCTTGACAACAAAAGTGGATAGGTGTGTTACAGGTCTGGTAGCACAGCAGCAAACTGTTGGTCCTTTACAGATTACACTTGCTGATGTTGCTGTCATTGCTCAGACTTACACTGACTTGACTGGAGGTGCATGCGCAATTGGAGAGCAGCCAATCAAAGGGTTAATTAATCCAAAGGCAATGGCACGATTGGCTGTTGGAGAAGCACTCACAAATCTAGTTTGGGCTAAGGTTACTTCTCTCTCTGATGTTAAAGCAAGTGGGAATTGGATGTATGCTGCCAAGCTTGATGGGGAAGGAGCAGACATGTATGATGCTGCCACGGCCCTTTCTGAAGCTATGATTGAGCTTGGTGTTGCTATTGATGGGGGGAAGGATAGTCTGTCGATGGCAGCTCATGCAGCTGGTGAGGTTGTTAAGGCTCCAGGTAATCTTGTTATCAGTGTTTATGTCACTTGTCCTGACATAACAAAAACTGTAACGCCGGATTTGAAGTTAGGAGATGATGGTGTATTGCTTCACATTGACTTGGCAAAAGGGAAGAGGCGGCTAGGGGCATCCGCTCTTGCACAGGCATTTGGCCAAGTTGGAGATGACTGTCCTGATCTTGAGGATATCTCTTACCTCAAGAGAGTTTTTGAGGGTGTCCAAGATCTTATTGAGGATGAACTCATCTCCTCTGGCCATGATATAAGTGATGGTGGGCTATTGGTCTGTGCCATGGAGATGGCATTTGCTGGAAATTGTGGCATTGTTTTGGACTTGGCTTCAAATGGGGAGAGCCTTTTCCGAACACTCTTTGCTGAAGAGCTTGGTCTTGTTCTTGAGGTTAGCAGGAAGAACATAGATACTGTAATAGAAAAGCTCAAGAGGGTAGGTGTTTCTGCTGATATAATTGGACAAGTGACTGCCTCGCCCTTGATACACCTGACAGTTGATGGGGAAACTTATCTGAATGAGGAGACTTATTTCCTTAGAGATATGTGGGAGGAAACCAGTTTTCAACTGGAAAAGTTGCAAAGACTAGCTTCCTGTGTGGACTCAGAGAAAGAGGGTTTGAAGTTTAGGCATGAACCTTTCTGGAAGTTATCATTTGTTCCTTCCTTTACGGATGACAAATATATGACTGCAACTTCAAAACCAAAAGTGGCTGTGATCCGAGAGGAAGGGAGCAATGGTGACAGAGAGATGGCTGCGGCACTTTATGCTGCTGGTTTTGAACCCTGGGATATTACAATGTCAGACCTTTTGAATGGAGCCATCTCCCTTAATGAATTCCGTGGAGTTGTTTTTGTGGGAGGTTTTAGCTATGCTGATGTCCTTGATTCTGGTAAAGGCTGGTCTGCTTCCATAAGATTCAATCAACCGCTTCTAAATCAATTTCAGGAGTTCTACAAGCGACCTGACACTTTCAGTCTTGGTGTTTGCAATGGGTGTCAGCTTATGTCTCTTTTGGGATGGGTTCCAGGCCCACAAGTTGGAGGTGCACTTGGTGCTGGGGGGGACCCATCACAACCAAGGTTTGTTCACAATGAGTCTGGTCGGTTTGAATGTCGCTTTACAAGTGTGGCAATAAAGGATTCCCCTTCCATAATGTTGAAAGGGATGGAAGGTAGTACATTGGGCGTGTGGGCTGCCCATGGTGAGGGAAGAGCATATTTCCCAGATGATGGTGTTCTTGATCGTGTGGTTCATTCAGATTTGGCCCCAGTTAGATATTGTGATGACGATGGCAATCCAACGGAAACTTACCCTTTCAATGTGAATGGTTCTCCCTTAGGAGTAGCAGCAATTTGTTCTCCTGATGGGAGGCATCTTGCAATGATGCCTCATCCTGAACGTTGCTTCTTGATGTGGCAGTTCCCATGGTATCCCAAGCACTGGGATGTGGATAGTAAAGGCCCCAGCCCATGGTTAAAGATGTTTCAGAATGCCAGAGAATGGTGCTCATAA
- the LOC8270665 gene encoding probable phosphoribosylformylglycinamidine synthase, chloroplastic/mitochondrial isoform X1 encodes MAGVREINSAATQFLQGSSRQTLFLQRDLCINRRNQLLWGTLRNWKSPLSVGKRKGVSLRCCAQSKPRAVVSGAASSIDEQSSLIEKSAQEIVHFYRVPLIQGSAALELLKSVQTRISNDIVGLQTEQCFNVGLQSEISSEKLGVLRWLLQETFEPENLGTESFLEKKKKEGLNTVIVEVGPRLSFTTAWSANAVSICRACGLTEVTRMERSRRYLLFSRGVLQEDQINEFAGMVHDRMTECAYTQKLTSFETSVVPEEVRFVPLMEKGRKALEEINQEMGLAFDEQDLQYYTRLFKEDIKRNPTTVELFDIAQSNSEHSRHWFFTGKMVIDGQPMNKTLMQIVKSTLQANPNNSVIGFKDNSSAIKGFTVKQLRPVHPGLTCPLDATIRDFDILFTAETHNFPCAVAPYPGAETGAGGRIRDTHATGRGSFVVAATAGYCVGNLNIEGSYAPWEDHSFTYPSNLASPLQILIDASNGASDYGNKFGEPLVQGYTRTFGMRLPSGERREWLKPIMFSGGIGQIDHTHITKGEPDIGMLVVKIGGPAYRIGMGGGAASSMVSGQNDAELDFNAVQRGDAEMAQKLYRVVRTCIEMGENNPIISIHDQGAGGNCNVVKEIIHPKGAVIDIRAIVVGDHTMSILEIWGAEYQEQDAILVKPESRDLLQSICERERVSMAVLGAINGEGRVVLVDSAAIEKCRSSGLPTPPPAVDLELEKVLGDMPRKTFEFQRVVNAKEPLDIAPGITVMEALKRVLRLPSVCSKRFLTTKVDRCVTGLVAQQQTVGPLQITLADVAVIAQTYTDLTGGACAIGEQPIKGLINPKAMARLAVGEALTNLVWAKVTSLSDVKASGNWMYAAKLDGEGADMYDAATALSEAMIELGVAIDGGKDSLSMAAHAAGEVVKAPGNLVISVYVTCPDITKTVTPDLKLGDDGVLLHIDLAKGKRRLGASALAQAFGQVGDDCPDLEDISYLKRVFEGVQDLIEDELISSGHDISDGGLLVCAMEMAFAGNCGIVLDLASNGESLFRTLFAEELGLVLEVSRKNIDTVIEKLKRVGVSADIIGQVTASPLIHLTVDGETYLNEETYFLRDMWEETSFQLEKLQRLASCVDSEKEGLKFRHEPFWKLSFVPSFTDDKYMTATSKPKVAVIREEGSNGDREMAAALYAAGFEPWDITMSDLLNGAISLNEFRGVVFVGGFSYADVLDSGKGWSASIRFNQPLLNQFQEFYKRPDTFSLGVCNGCQLMSLLGWVPGPQVGGALGAGGDPSQPRFVHNESGRFECRFTSVAIKDSPSIMLKGMEGSTLGVWAAHGEGRAYFPDDGVLDRVVHSDLAPVRYCDDDGNPTETYPFNVNGSPLGVAAICSPDGRHLAMMPHPERCFLMWQFPWYPKHWDVDSKGPSPWLKMFQNAREWCS; translated from the exons ATGGCTGGTGTCAGAGAGATCAACTCAGCAGCAACCCAATTCTTGCAA GGCTCCTCTAGGCAAACTCTGTTTTTACAGAGAGATCTGTGTATTAATAGGAGAAACCAGTTGCTGTGGGGAACGCTTCGTAATTGGAAGTCTCCTCTGAGTGTCGGTAAAAGGAAAGGTGTTTCATTGAGGTGCTGTGCTCAATCAAAGCCTAGAGCTGTAGTTTCTGGAGCGGCTAGTTCTATTGATGAACAATCtagtttaattgaaaagtCTGCTCAAGAAATTGTCCATTTTTATCGTGTTCCATTAATTCAAGGGAGTGCTGCTCTTGAATTGCTCAAGTCAGTTCAAACAAGAATCTCTAATGATATTGTTGGATTACAGACTGAGCAATGTTTTAATGTTGGGCTTCAATCTGAGATTTCTAGTGAGAAACTTGGAGTTCTTAGGTGGCTCCTACAGGAAACATTTGAGCCAGAGAATTTGGGCACAGAGAGCTTTcttgagaagaaaaagaaagaaggtttGAATACTGTCATAGTTGAGGTTGGGCCTAGGTTGTCTTTTACAACTGCCTGGTCTGCAAACGCGGTTTCAATTTGTCGTGCTTGTGGGTTAACTGAAGTGACTAGAATGGAACGGTCTCGAAGGTACTTGCTTTTTAGTCGGGGAGTCTTGCAAGAAGATCAAATTAATGAGTTTGCTGGCATGGTTCATGATCGGATGACTGAGTGTGCTTATACTCAGAAGCTGACATCTTTTGAAACTAGTGTGGTTCCTGAGGAAGTTCGCTTTGTGCCTCTTATGGAGAAGGGGAGGAAGGCTTTGGAAGAGATTAATCAAGAGATGGGATTGGCTTTTGATGAGCAAGATTTACAGTACTACACTAGGCTATTTAAAGAAGATATCAAGCGAAATCCAACAACTGTGGAATTGTTTGACATTGCTCAATCTAACAGTGAACACAGCCGACACTGGTTTTTCACTGGAAAAATGGTCATTGATGGGCAACCCATGAATAAAACTCTTATGCAAATTGTGAAGAGCACTTTGCAGGCTAACCCTAATAATTCAGTAATTGGTTTCAAAGATAATTCTAGTGCAATCAAGGGCTTCACGGTGAAGCAATTGAGGCCTGTACATCCTGGTTTGACATGTCCACTGGATGCCACTATTCGTGACTTTGATATTCTATTTACAGCTGAGACCCATAATTTCCCTTGTGCTGTGGCACCATATCCTGGGGCAGAGACAGGAGCTGGTGGCAGAATTAGGGATACCCATGCAACAGGTAGGGGTTCATTTGTTGTTGCAGCTACAGCTGGTTATTGTGTTGGTAATCTGAATATAGAGGGGTCTTATGCTCCTTGGGAAGATCATTCTTTCACATATCCATCAAACTTGGCATCACCTTTGCAGATTCTTATTGATGCTAGCAATGGTGCGTCAGACTATGGAAACAAATTTGGGGAACCTCTGGTTCAGGGTTATACTAGAACTTTTGGAATGAGGCTTCCAAGTGGGGAGAGGCGGGAATGGTTGAAGCCAATTATGTTCAGTGGGGGTATTGGGCAGATTGATCACACCCACATAACTAAAGGAGAGCCTGACATCGGTATGTTGGTTGTGAAGATTGGAGGTCCTGCATATCGTATAGGGATGGGAGGTGGGGCAGCCTCAAGTATGGTGAGTGGGCAGAATGATGCAGAGCTTGATTTTAATGCTGTACAACGTGGAGATGCTGAGATGGCACAGAAACTTTATCGTGTTGTCCGCACCTGCATTGAGATGGGGGAGAATAATCCTATTATTAGCATCCATGATCAGGGGGCTGGTGGCAATTGTAATGTTGTGAAGGAAATTATACATCCAAAGGGAGCTGTCATTGATATCCGGGCAATTGTAGTTGGTGATCATACTATGTCTATTCTAGAGATATGGGGTGCTGAATATCAGGAGCAAGATGCAATCTTGGTGAAGCCTGAGAGCCGTGATCTCCTGCAATCAATTTGTGAAAGAGAAAGGGTGTCAATGGCTGTTCTTGGGGCAATTAATGGTGAGGGGCGTGTTGTCTTGGTAGACAGTGCAGCTATTGAAAAATGCCGTTCAAGCGGACTCCCTACTCCTCCACCTGCTGTGGATCTTGAGCTGGAGAAAGTACTTGGTGACATGCCTCGGAAGACGTTTGAATTCCAGCGGGTGGTTAATGCAAAAGAGCCGCTTGATATTGCGCCAGGGATCACTGTAATGGAGGCTTTAAAGAGGGTATTGAGACTTCCTTCTGTATGTTCAAAACGCTTCTTGACAACAAAAGTGGATAGGTGTGTTACAGGTCTGGTAGCACAGCAGCAAACTGTTGGTCCTTTACAGATTACACTTGCTGATGTTGCTGTCATTGCTCAGACTTACACTGACTTGACTGGAGGTGCATGCGCAATTGGAGAGCAGCCAATCAAAGGGTTAATTAATCCAAAGGCAATGGCACGATTGGCTGTTGGAGAAGCACTCACAAATCTAGTTTGGGCTAAGGTTACTTCTCTCTCTGATGTTAAAGCAAGTGGGAATTGGATGTATGCTGCCAAGCTTGATGGGGAAGGAGCAGACATGTATGATGCTGCCACGGCCCTTTCTGAAGCTATGATTGAGCTTGGTGTTGCTATTGATGGGGGGAAGGATAGTCTGTCGATGGCAGCTCATGCAGCTGGTGAGGTTGTTAAGGCTCCAGGTAATCTTGTTATCAGTGTTTATGTCACTTGTCCTGACATAACAAAAACTGTAACGCCGGATTTGAAGTTAGGAGATGATGGTGTATTGCTTCACATTGACTTGGCAAAAGGGAAGAGGCGGCTAGGGGCATCCGCTCTTGCACAGGCATTTGGCCAAGTTGGAGATGACTGTCCTGATCTTGAGGATATCTCTTACCTCAAGAGAGTTTTTGAGGGTGTCCAAGATCTTATTGAGGATGAACTCATCTCCTCTGGCCATGATATAAGTGATGGTGGGCTATTGGTCTGTGCCATGGAGATGGCATTTGCTGGAAATTGTGGCATTGTTTTGGACTTGGCTTCAAATGGGGAGAGCCTTTTCCGAACACTCTTTGCTGAAGAGCTTGGTCTTGTTCTTGAGGTTAGCAGGAAGAACATAGATACTGTAATAGAAAAGCTCAAGAGGGTAGGTGTTTCTGCTGATATAATTGGACAAGTGACTGCCTCGCCCTTGATACACCTGACAGTTGATGGGGAAACTTATCTGAATGAGGAGACTTATTTCCTTAGAGATATGTGGGAGGAAACCAGTTTTCAACTGGAAAAGTTGCAAAGACTAGCTTCCTGTGTGGACTCAGAGAAAGAGGGTTTGAAGTTTAGGCATGAACCTTTCTGGAAGTTATCATTTGTTCCTTCCTTTACGGATGACAAATATATGACTGCAACTTCAAAACCAAAAGTGGCTGTGATCCGAGAGGAAGGGAGCAATGGTGACAGAGAGATGGCTGCGGCACTTTATGCTGCTGGTTTTGAACCCTGGGATATTACAATGTCAGACCTTTTGAATGGAGCCATCTCCCTTAATGAATTCCGTGGAGTTGTTTTTGTGGGAGGTTTTAGCTATGCTGATGTCCTTGATTCTGGTAAAGGCTGGTCTGCTTCCATAAGATTCAATCAACCGCTTCTAAATCAATTTCAGGAGTTCTACAAGCGACCTGACACTTTCAGTCTTGGTGTTTGCAATGGGTGTCAGCTTATGTCTCTTTTGGGATGGGTTCCAGGCCCACAAGTTGGAGGTGCACTTGGTGCTGGGGGGGACCCATCACAACCAAGGTTTGTTCACAATGAGTCTGGTCGGTTTGAATGTCGCTTTACAAGTGTGGCAATAAAGGATTCCCCTTCCATAATGTTGAAAGGGATGGAAGGTAGTACATTGGGCGTGTGGGCTGCCCATGGTGAGGGAAGAGCATATTTCCCAGATGATGGTGTTCTTGATCGTGTGGTTCATTCAGATTTGGCCCCAGTTAGATATTGTGATGACGATGGCAATCCAACGGAAACTTACCCTTTCAATGTGAATGGTTCTCCCTTAGGAGTAGCAGCAATTTGTTCTCCTGATGGGAGGCATCTTGCAATGATGCCTCATCCTGAACGTTGCTTCTTGATGTGGCAGTTCCCATGGTATCCCAAGCACTGGGATGTGGATAGTAAAGGCCCCAGCCCATGGTTAAAGATGTTTCAGAATGCCAGAGAATGGTGCTCATAA